A single genomic interval of Aureliella helgolandensis harbors:
- a CDS encoding glycerophosphodiester phosphodiesterase, protein MLTSKLKNTTPIRTLRNILRIWPTLNQAVGFTVLHSFASLWRNFRASTSGIGLTLTLAIGFINFGASLGLAQMIVGHRGASYDAPENTIAAFQEAWKQHADGVEGDFYLTTDQEIVCIHDKDTLRTGGKKLSVAGSTLAKLRSLEYGSWKNAKFAGEPLPTFQEVWKSIPADKWFIIELKVGPEIVPVLKQQIDALAIPHERLLVIAFNTDTVAKTKQLLPDVRTHWLTGYKADADTGEFTPTAAQIAKTLQACHADGLGTQGNRDVVNAAFIDQLKRAGMREFHVWTIDAPEDAKYFQKLGAVGITTNRPAFIRESLGLE, encoded by the coding sequence ATGCTTACAAGCAAACTAAAAAATACAACGCCTATAAGAACGCTAAGAAACATTCTCCGCATTTGGCCTACTCTCAATCAAGCGGTTGGTTTTACTGTGCTACACAGCTTTGCGTCATTGTGGCGCAATTTTCGAGCTTCAACCAGTGGCATCGGATTGACGCTGACTCTTGCTATTGGTTTCATCAACTTCGGTGCATCGCTGGGATTGGCGCAAATGATTGTTGGGCATCGCGGGGCGTCCTACGATGCGCCGGAAAACACGATAGCTGCATTTCAGGAGGCATGGAAGCAACACGCTGACGGTGTGGAGGGGGATTTCTACCTGACGACTGACCAGGAGATTGTTTGCATTCACGACAAGGATACGCTTCGTACTGGCGGGAAGAAGCTGAGCGTGGCTGGCAGCACTTTGGCGAAACTCCGTTCACTGGAGTACGGTAGTTGGAAAAATGCAAAGTTCGCTGGCGAACCTCTCCCTACCTTCCAGGAAGTGTGGAAGAGCATTCCTGCAGACAAGTGGTTCATTATTGAGTTGAAGGTTGGCCCCGAAATTGTCCCGGTTTTGAAGCAGCAAATCGACGCCTTGGCGATACCCCACGAACGCTTACTCGTCATCGCCTTCAATACCGACACCGTAGCCAAGACCAAGCAGCTGCTGCCCGATGTCCGCACCCACTGGTTAACAGGCTACAAAGCGGATGCTGACACGGGGGAATTTACGCCAACAGCAGCTCAGATTGCAAAGACCCTGCAAGCCTGCCATGCGGATGGACTAGGGACCCAGGGGAACCGGGATGTCGTGAATGCGGCTTTTATCGATCAGCTCAAACGCGCGGGAATGCGGGAATTTCATGTATGGACGATCGATGCCCCTGAAGACGCCAAGTATTTTCAGAAGCTAGGAGCGGTGGGTATTACGACCAATCGCCCCGCCTTCATTCGAGAGTCGCTGGGGCTGGAGTGA
- a CDS encoding FMN-binding glutamate synthase family protein → MLVSIWFPLILWSWVLIGPLALLGLYDYFQTKHSILRNFPLLGRMRYLMELVRPEIYQYFIESDTEGVPFDRDQRSLVYQRAKRARDTVPFGTKEDVYVTGYEWVNHSMAPLAHHPDNMRVTIGHKSCSLPYSCSLLNISAMSFGSLSKNAVLSLSGGAKLGNFAHNTGEGGISPYHLAGGGDLIWQIGTGYFGCRLDNGQFCKDLFRQNASLANVKMIEIKLSQGAKPGHGGILPAAKVTAEISQIRHVPMGRDVISPPGHSAFSTPIELLEFVAQLRELSGGKPVGFKLCVGKRREFLAVCKAMQKTGITPDYIAVDGGEGGTGAAPLEFSNHIGAPLFEGLIFVHNALRGFSLREDIKLIASGKVSSGFGILKLLALGADACYSARSMMLALGCIQALQCNSNHCPVGVATQDKHLMAGLVPSDKRIRVANFHHETLKSFCEMLGAIGLASPVDLRPWHVMHRVSPVITKHYGELYDYLEEGALLREPLPEHYRRAVESASAETFGHVPA, encoded by the coding sequence TTGCTTGTAAGCATTTGGTTTCCATTGATCTTGTGGAGTTGGGTCCTAATAGGCCCGCTAGCGTTGCTGGGACTCTACGATTACTTCCAGACGAAGCATTCCATCCTACGCAATTTTCCGTTGCTGGGCCGCATGCGATACCTGATGGAGCTCGTTCGGCCAGAAATTTACCAATACTTCATTGAGAGCGATACCGAGGGAGTTCCCTTCGATCGCGACCAGCGTTCGCTAGTCTATCAAAGAGCCAAGCGGGCGCGCGACACGGTCCCGTTTGGGACCAAGGAAGATGTCTACGTGACCGGCTATGAATGGGTCAATCACTCGATGGCTCCACTCGCCCACCACCCTGATAACATGCGAGTGACGATTGGCCACAAGTCCTGCTCCCTGCCGTATTCATGCAGCCTGCTGAACATCTCAGCAATGAGCTTCGGTTCTCTTAGCAAGAATGCAGTCTTGTCGCTCAGCGGCGGTGCCAAGCTCGGCAACTTCGCCCACAATACCGGTGAAGGGGGAATCAGCCCCTACCATCTCGCTGGCGGTGGAGACCTGATTTGGCAAATCGGCACTGGTTACTTCGGCTGCCGATTGGACAACGGGCAGTTTTGCAAAGACCTGTTCAGGCAAAATGCCTCCTTAGCCAATGTTAAAATGATTGAGATCAAGCTCTCACAGGGTGCGAAACCCGGACACGGCGGGATCTTGCCAGCAGCCAAAGTCACCGCCGAAATATCGCAAATTCGCCACGTCCCGATGGGGCGTGACGTGATTTCCCCCCCAGGGCATTCCGCCTTTAGCACTCCGATTGAGTTGCTGGAGTTCGTAGCTCAATTGCGTGAGCTTAGCGGCGGAAAACCAGTCGGATTTAAGTTGTGCGTTGGCAAGCGGCGTGAATTTTTAGCTGTCTGCAAAGCTATGCAAAAAACCGGCATCACCCCTGACTACATTGCCGTCGATGGCGGTGAAGGGGGAACGGGAGCAGCACCGCTTGAGTTCTCCAATCACATCGGCGCGCCGTTGTTCGAAGGTCTAATCTTTGTCCATAATGCACTGCGGGGTTTCTCGCTGCGGGAGGACATTAAATTGATTGCCAGCGGTAAGGTCTCCAGTGGTTTTGGAATCCTAAAGCTCTTGGCTCTAGGCGCAGATGCCTGTTATTCCGCGCGCAGCATGATGCTGGCCCTGGGGTGTATCCAAGCTCTGCAGTGCAACAGCAACCATTGCCCAGTAGGCGTGGCCACGCAAGACAAACACTTGATGGCAGGCCTCGTTCCGTCCGACAAGCGAATTCGCGTCGCCAACTTTCACCACGAGACTCTCAAGAGCTTCTGCGAAATGCTGGGGGCCATCGGCCTGGCTAGCCCAGTGGACCTGCGTCCCTGGCACGTAATGCACCGGGTCTCGCCCGTGATCACGAAACACTACGGCGAGCTATACGATTACTTGGAGGAGGGTGCCCTGCTGCGTGAGCCGCTACCAGAACATTACCGCCGTGCTGTCGAATCGGCCTCGGCGGAAACCTTCGGTCACGTTCCCGCCTAA
- a CDS encoding PIG-L deacetylase family protein → MSSKSVLAIAAHPDDIEFVMAGTLLRLAEQGWEVHYFNVANGCCGSMTLSPAACAAVRLKEAQAAAAALPAKFYPPICNDMEVFYGPSLLPQVAAVVRAAQPQIILTHAMVDYMEDHQNAARLAVGAAFTRGMPNFHASPATATCDHDVAIYHAQPHGNRTPMGDPVRPTHWVDIEPQMPKKRELLGAHESQGQWLDDTQRMSSYLQTMEDLNREVGSMSSRFRYAEGWRRHLHLGLSEPGFDPLQAALTDCIEVN, encoded by the coding sequence ATGTCCTCCAAATCGGTACTAGCGATCGCGGCTCATCCGGACGATATCGAGTTCGTCATGGCTGGTACACTTTTGCGATTGGCTGAGCAGGGGTGGGAGGTGCATTATTTCAATGTAGCGAACGGTTGCTGTGGCTCCATGACGTTGTCCCCAGCGGCCTGTGCGGCAGTCCGATTGAAAGAAGCACAGGCGGCGGCGGCGGCTCTGCCGGCCAAATTCTATCCTCCGATTTGCAACGACATGGAAGTTTTCTATGGTCCCTCTCTGTTGCCCCAAGTCGCAGCGGTGGTCCGCGCGGCCCAGCCGCAGATTATCCTGACGCATGCGATGGTGGACTACATGGAGGACCATCAGAATGCAGCTAGGTTGGCGGTGGGAGCCGCGTTTACCCGAGGAATGCCCAACTTTCATGCCTCGCCAGCAACCGCTACCTGCGACCATGACGTAGCGATTTACCATGCCCAACCGCATGGGAATCGAACCCCTATGGGCGACCCGGTGCGGCCCACACACTGGGTCGACATCGAGCCGCAGATGCCTAAAAAACGCGAGCTCTTAGGTGCCCATGAGAGCCAAGGACAATGGCTCGACGATACACAGCGGATGAGTTCCTACCTCCAGACGATGGAGGACTTGAACCGCGAGGTGGGCAGCATGAGTTCGCGTTTTCGCTATGCCGAAGGCTGGCGCCGCCATTTGCACTTGGGGCTATCTGAGCCCGGATTTGATCCACTCCAGGCAGCCTTAACGGATTGCATCGAAGTGAATTGA
- a CDS encoding sugar kinase, whose protein sequence is MAKLDIKKDAALDFLSLGALVHRLDPGTIPFRKARAFDVHVSGGEYNVAANLSDCFGLNTGVATAMVDYGVGEIVQRAVAETKVKPFYKWFEHDGVRGPNIATVYSDRGAGVRAPVVFYNRANEAGAMLKPGDFDWKKIFSDGVKWFHSGGIFAALSPTTSELIVEGMQAAQAAGTITSFDLNYRAKLWKTIGDEAKGQEMCCRIAENCDVLVGNEEDLQKGLGIQGQDVESKSKLDPEQFFNMIEKVVKKFPKVKLVATTLREVRSTNRHDWAAVIWYDGQRYVSPTMSLDVICRIGGGDGFASGLFYGMLAGKEPEQALRLGWAHGALLTTFTGDVSMAKLPEVEALALGGSARVQR, encoded by the coding sequence ATGGCTAAACTTGATATCAAAAAAGACGCGGCACTCGACTTTCTATCGCTCGGCGCCCTCGTCCATCGTCTAGATCCAGGCACGATCCCTTTCCGCAAGGCACGCGCGTTCGATGTTCACGTGTCGGGTGGCGAATACAATGTGGCTGCCAATCTATCGGACTGCTTTGGCCTGAACACTGGCGTGGCGACTGCCATGGTCGACTATGGTGTTGGCGAGATTGTGCAACGGGCGGTGGCTGAAACGAAAGTCAAGCCGTTTTACAAGTGGTTTGAGCATGATGGAGTGCGTGGACCTAACATCGCCACGGTCTACAGCGACCGGGGAGCCGGAGTGCGAGCTCCCGTGGTTTTCTACAATCGAGCCAACGAAGCTGGAGCCATGCTCAAGCCGGGCGATTTTGACTGGAAGAAAATCTTCAGCGATGGAGTCAAATGGTTTCACTCCGGCGGGATTTTTGCTGCACTCTCCCCGACCACTTCCGAGTTGATCGTGGAAGGCATGCAAGCTGCCCAAGCGGCCGGGACTATCACGTCCTTTGATCTCAACTACCGAGCTAAGCTTTGGAAAACGATTGGTGATGAGGCGAAGGGGCAGGAAATGTGCTGCCGCATCGCTGAGAACTGTGATGTGCTGGTCGGCAATGAAGAGGATCTGCAGAAGGGCCTGGGAATTCAAGGGCAGGATGTGGAAAGTAAGTCAAAGCTGGACCCCGAGCAATTCTTCAACATGATTGAGAAGGTCGTCAAGAAGTTTCCCAAGGTTAAGCTGGTCGCTACCACGCTTCGCGAAGTGCGTTCGACCAATCGCCATGATTGGGCTGCGGTGATTTGGTACGATGGACAGAGGTACGTTAGTCCCACCATGTCGCTCGATGTCATCTGCCGCATCGGTGGTGGAGATGGGTTTGCCTCTGGCCTGTTCTACGGCATGTTGGCCGGCAAAGAACCAGAGCAAGCGCTGCGATTGGGCTGGGCACATGGTGCACTACTGACAACCTTTACGGGCGACGTCAGCATGGCCAAGCTTCCTGAGGTTGAGGCCTTGGCACTCGGTGGTTCCGCGCGAGTGCAACGATAG
- a CDS encoding SDR family oxidoreductase, producing the protein MSKNLFSLSEDVAVVIGGTGGLGGAMADALAACGAKVAVVGRSAERGAVRVEAIRGEGGEALFQAADAMDRGSLKAAREAIESKLGKVSILVNAAGGNHPQATLPPGSDFCDLPEDAWQKVFDLNLVGGVLLPCQVFGQSMVASGRGSIINIASMSGMIPLSRVVAYSAAKAAVINLTQFLAREWATTGVRVNALSPGFFPAEQNRALLYQEDGSLSERGGQIIGHTPMGRFGRPEELGGAVCWLASQAASSFVTGQNIVVDGGFSSVTI; encoded by the coding sequence ATGTCGAAGAATCTCTTTTCCCTTTCCGAAGATGTAGCGGTTGTGATTGGTGGTACGGGCGGTTTGGGAGGAGCCATGGCCGACGCGCTGGCGGCCTGTGGGGCGAAGGTCGCGGTTGTGGGGCGGAGTGCAGAACGTGGCGCGGTTCGTGTTGAAGCCATCCGAGGAGAAGGTGGAGAAGCCCTGTTTCAAGCCGCCGATGCGATGGATCGCGGGTCCCTGAAGGCGGCGCGGGAGGCGATTGAATCGAAGCTGGGGAAGGTGAGCATACTAGTGAACGCGGCTGGTGGAAATCATCCTCAAGCTACCTTGCCACCGGGCAGTGATTTTTGCGATCTGCCGGAAGATGCCTGGCAGAAAGTCTTCGACTTGAATCTGGTGGGTGGCGTTTTGCTGCCATGCCAGGTCTTTGGCCAATCGATGGTGGCCTCCGGACGCGGCAGCATCATCAATATCGCTTCGATGTCCGGCATGATCCCGCTGTCTCGCGTAGTCGCGTACTCGGCAGCCAAGGCGGCGGTCATCAATTTAACCCAATTTTTGGCTCGCGAATGGGCTACGACCGGAGTGCGCGTCAACGCACTGAGTCCTGGCTTTTTTCCCGCTGAGCAGAATCGAGCATTGCTCTACCAAGAGGACGGCTCTCTCTCCGAGCGCGGTGGGCAGATCATCGGGCACACGCCGATGGGACGATTTGGCAGACCCGAAGAGTTGGGAGGGGCCGTTTGCTGGCTCGCCTCTCAAGCCGCCTCCTCCTTCGTCACTGGACAGAATATTGTCGTGGATGGAGGGTTCTCCTCCGTCACGATTTGA
- a CDS encoding RidA family protein, which produces MSAEQRLAKLGLELPPAPKPVGLYKPVVIVGNLAYLSGHGPLKSDGTLITGRLGADMDLEAGTAAARQTGLAMLATLKSALGTLDRVTRVVKLLALVRCTDEFEQQPQVINGCSQLFSDVFGPDLGIGARSALGTNALPTNIAVEIEGIFEIS; this is translated from the coding sequence ATGTCAGCAGAACAACGATTGGCTAAACTCGGACTTGAACTCCCACCCGCCCCTAAGCCAGTCGGCTTGTACAAGCCGGTCGTCATCGTAGGCAATTTGGCTTATCTGTCAGGCCACGGCCCTTTAAAAAGTGATGGCACCCTTATCACTGGCCGATTGGGAGCCGACATGGACCTGGAAGCAGGTACCGCAGCTGCCAGACAAACGGGATTGGCCATGCTGGCGACACTGAAGTCCGCCCTAGGGACCTTGGACCGCGTTACTCGCGTTGTAAAACTCCTAGCGTTGGTAAGATGCACCGACGAATTCGAGCAACAACCGCAAGTCATCAACGGCTGCAGCCAGCTCTTTTCCGATGTTTTCGGCCCCGATCTGGGAATTGGAGCCCGCAGCGCTTTGGGTACCAACGCCTTGCCAACCAACATTGCCGTTGAAATCGAAGGTATCTTCGAAATCAGCTAG
- a CDS encoding nucleotide pyrophosphohydrolase has product MNHSSQHAQDESTDDATTPVGELRNIVREFVDQRDWRQFHNAKNLSMALSIEAGELMEHFQWLTTQEVVDRSGYSAAEVAEELADVVSYALALANILDIDLSTALRDKMVKNRLKYPVA; this is encoded by the coding sequence ATGAATCACTCCAGCCAGCATGCCCAGGACGAATCGACCGATGATGCTACAACCCCCGTAGGAGAGCTGCGCAATATTGTGCGGGAGTTTGTTGATCAGCGAGATTGGCGGCAGTTCCATAACGCTAAGAATCTCAGCATGGCACTGAGCATCGAAGCGGGAGAGTTGATGGAGCATTTTCAGTGGCTTACGACCCAGGAAGTGGTCGACCGCAGCGGTTATTCGGCCGCCGAAGTTGCCGAGGAATTGGCGGATGTCGTCTCGTATGCACTGGCTTTGGCCAATATTTTGGACATCGATCTTTCCACGGCACTTCGCGACAAAATGGTCAAGAACCGGCTCAAATATCCAGTGGCATGA
- a CDS encoding peroxiredoxin, giving the protein MSVLVTKPAPEFTAQAVMEDGSFKELSLSDYKGKYVLLFFYPLDFTFVCPTEIIAFSDRASEFADLGVQIIGVSVDSHFSHLAWRNASRDQGGIGQIQYPLVADLSKQIARDYDVLTDETVALRGLFLIDPQGIVRHQVVNDLPLGRSVDEALRMVQALQFFEKNGEVCPANWKEGSRTIKPTVNDSKSFFSAEYSS; this is encoded by the coding sequence ATGAGCGTTTTGGTCACCAAACCAGCCCCCGAGTTCACTGCACAAGCGGTAATGGAAGATGGCTCGTTCAAGGAATTGAGCCTGAGTGATTACAAGGGCAAGTACGTTTTGCTCTTTTTCTACCCTCTCGATTTCACCTTTGTCTGCCCCACCGAAATCATTGCATTTTCGGATCGAGCGAGTGAGTTCGCGGACCTTGGAGTTCAAATTATTGGCGTCAGTGTCGATAGTCATTTCTCCCATCTAGCATGGCGCAACGCCTCACGAGATCAAGGTGGTATCGGCCAGATCCAATACCCGTTGGTTGCAGATTTGAGCAAACAGATCGCTCGCGACTACGACGTTTTGACCGATGAGACGGTCGCCCTACGCGGCCTGTTCCTGATCGACCCGCAAGGAATCGTACGCCATCAAGTCGTGAATGACCTGCCGCTGGGCCGCAGCGTGGACGAAGCTCTGCGAATGGTGCAAGCCTTGCAATTTTTCGAGAAGAACGGCGAAGTGTGCCCCGCCAACTGGAAGGAAGGTTCGCGAACCATCAAGCCGACCGTCAACGATAGCAAGTCCTTTTTCTCTGCCGAGTACTCGTCGTAG
- a CDS encoding D-alanyl-D-alanine carboxypeptidase/D-alanyl-D-alanine-endopeptidase, translating to MRTIGPLLCAMWSFMLLVGCNHESKDRRAVPADIQAIFDRELYRESVWALRVVDLDSGEVLYDQNSEDSLFIGSVRKVFTIGETLEALGPEFRFRTPVHRRGIVRDDGVLEGDLILVAKGDFTMGGRRSPDGTMAITNLDHNEANTLGNAILTSPNPLWGFDSLAAQVAGSGIKAVNGEVVIDDRLFQPFEFREEFMVSPIFVNDDLIDLVIRPTRPGKLAEVEHRPLSQAFTVTSELTTALPGEGERVELAPNLADGLGAGGSSGAVAGRLPADFVPPITESWPWVRTFRITEPANYARTVFIEALQRAGVKIVNAQAVGSNRSDLLPPRDTYTAETLQAELESLPFAEYAKFVLKVSYNIGSDTSLMLWGLTQGCDNLEDALALEREHLVGKIGIPESEFHFVDGSGGGPTTATNTAVLQMLKYNAESSFFPQFLDSLPVLGGDGPLAFFTDFESDPTLAGAKGNAYAKTGTFAIGSKDGILLKGQSLAGFIDTQHGRRLMYSLTVNNVQLSNDVQELLKVSQDQSTITAILWRDH from the coding sequence ATGAGAACGATTGGACCACTGCTGTGTGCCATGTGGAGCTTCATGCTCCTGGTAGGCTGCAACCATGAGAGTAAAGACAGGCGAGCAGTTCCCGCCGACATCCAGGCAATTTTTGATAGGGAATTATATCGCGAGTCCGTCTGGGCTCTTAGAGTGGTTGATTTGGATAGCGGTGAAGTTCTCTACGATCAAAACTCAGAGGACAGCCTGTTTATTGGTTCCGTGAGGAAAGTGTTCACGATTGGTGAAACGCTAGAGGCCCTCGGGCCAGAATTTAGGTTCCGTACTCCCGTGCATCGCCGAGGGATTGTCCGTGACGACGGAGTGCTTGAGGGAGATCTCATCCTAGTTGCGAAGGGAGACTTCACCATGGGGGGCCGGAGAAGCCCTGATGGAACCATGGCCATCACGAATCTGGACCACAATGAGGCCAACACGCTTGGAAACGCTATCTTAACCAGCCCCAATCCACTGTGGGGTTTTGACTCACTGGCTGCCCAGGTCGCAGGCTCTGGAATCAAGGCGGTGAACGGAGAGGTCGTCATTGATGATCGATTGTTCCAGCCCTTTGAATTCCGAGAGGAATTCATGGTTAGCCCGATTTTCGTCAATGATGATCTTATTGATTTGGTCATTCGGCCAACGAGACCGGGCAAACTGGCCGAGGTTGAGCACAGGCCACTGTCGCAGGCGTTTACGGTCACCTCTGAACTGACAACCGCTTTGCCGGGAGAGGGAGAACGGGTGGAGTTAGCGCCTAACCTTGCAGATGGTTTGGGAGCGGGAGGGAGTTCGGGAGCGGTGGCGGGGCGTTTGCCTGCGGATTTTGTGCCTCCAATTACGGAATCCTGGCCATGGGTGCGAACGTTTCGCATCACAGAACCGGCCAACTACGCTCGGACTGTATTTATCGAGGCGTTACAGCGGGCTGGCGTAAAAATTGTCAACGCGCAAGCAGTTGGGAGCAATCGCTCTGATCTTCTACCTCCACGGGACACGTACACGGCCGAGACATTGCAAGCCGAACTGGAGTCGTTACCCTTCGCCGAGTATGCAAAGTTCGTCCTCAAGGTGAGCTACAACATCGGGTCGGATACGAGCCTGATGCTGTGGGGACTCACCCAAGGCTGTGACAATTTAGAGGACGCGTTGGCACTCGAACGCGAGCATTTAGTCGGCAAGATTGGCATTCCCGAGAGTGAATTTCACTTCGTTGATGGAAGTGGCGGTGGCCCGACAACTGCCACGAACACCGCCGTTTTGCAAATGCTGAAGTACAACGCAGAGAGTAGCTTTTTTCCGCAATTTCTGGATTCCCTGCCGGTGCTAGGGGGCGACGGTCCGCTCGCGTTTTTTACCGATTTTGAATCCGATCCGACACTGGCCGGTGCCAAGGGAAATGCCTATGCAAAAACGGGGACATTTGCTATCGGCAGCAAGGATGGCATTCTGTTGAAAGGGCAGTCTTTGGCGGGCTTCATCGACACCCAGCATGGACGCAGGTTGATGTACAGCCTGACGGTCAACAATGTACAGCTGAGCAACGATGTTCAAGAGCTGTTGAAGGTTTCTCAAGACCAGTCAACTATAACGGCTATTCTGTGGCGAGATCATTAG
- a CDS encoding transporter substrate-binding domain-containing protein, with product MIDVLRFYWPALVFLLLSGSSALHSLAQEPSATINTEITEDSSRVVLKVGTKHSPPFAIKNPDGSWTGISIELWKHLTDELNLEFQFEELPLDEILDKLETCDLDAAVAAISVTSERHERVGFCHPHFSTGLGIAISSRERTGPGTILRRVVSSGLVKLMLTMVGIVIVCGFLFWIFERNRNTTMFGGKRRQGIGMGVWWSTTLLLGNKGVVPASSMGRLLAALAMFSSIIVVSTLTGVITSVLTVQQLDTGIARVADLHHVRVATINDSTSADYLRQRHIFFRAYQTPEAAIQAVDDNQADAVVYDAALLKYLASEQFINRIDIVPVLFNVQEYAIALCPGSNLRRPLNEELLRYRESDAWDELVYRYLGE from the coding sequence ATGATCGATGTATTGCGATTTTACTGGCCCGCGTTAGTGTTCCTCTTGCTCTCCGGTAGCAGTGCACTGCACAGTCTCGCTCAGGAACCGTCTGCTACAATCAACACGGAAATCACGGAAGACTCCTCGAGAGTCGTCTTGAAAGTGGGCACAAAGCACAGCCCACCTTTCGCTATTAAGAATCCGGACGGTTCATGGACGGGAATCAGTATTGAACTATGGAAACACCTAACCGATGAACTGAATCTTGAGTTTCAATTTGAGGAACTGCCGCTCGACGAGATACTCGACAAACTTGAGACCTGCGATTTAGACGCAGCGGTTGCTGCAATTAGTGTGACCTCAGAACGTCACGAGCGAGTCGGCTTTTGCCATCCTCACTTCTCCACCGGTCTGGGCATCGCGATCAGCTCCAGAGAACGCACGGGGCCGGGTACGATTCTGCGACGAGTCGTGTCTAGCGGACTGGTGAAGTTGATGCTGACGATGGTGGGCATCGTCATCGTCTGCGGTTTTCTCTTCTGGATTTTTGAACGCAACCGCAATACGACGATGTTTGGTGGCAAGCGGCGACAAGGAATCGGCATGGGAGTTTGGTGGTCGACAACTCTCTTGCTCGGAAACAAGGGAGTCGTCCCAGCGAGTTCGATGGGGAGATTGCTTGCAGCATTGGCGATGTTTTCCAGCATCATTGTGGTGTCGACTCTCACGGGCGTAATTACTTCGGTATTAACCGTGCAACAACTCGACACCGGAATCGCACGGGTGGCCGACTTGCATCACGTGCGGGTTGCGACGATCAATGACAGCACGAGTGCAGATTATTTGCGTCAACGCCATATTTTCTTTCGAGCCTACCAAACACCTGAAGCAGCGATCCAGGCGGTCGACGATAACCAAGCTGACGCAGTTGTGTATGACGCGGCGCTGCTGAAGTATCTAGCGAGCGAGCAATTCATCAACCGAATCGATATCGTTCCAGTTTTGTTTAATGTGCAAGAGTATGCGATCGCACTATGTCCTGGCAGCAACCTGCGCAGACCGCTCAACGAAGAACTATTGCGTTACCGGGAAAGCGATGCCTGGGACGAACTCGTCTATCGCTACCTAGGAGAATAG
- a CDS encoding transporter substrate-binding domain-containing protein yields the protein MTPFPWIRTAVLLLTALAASSSRGQAQGSPGTEHVTEPAALLDIPTTLVVATRQVPPFAMLNEDNQWEGISIDLLREVKAELESASGHEITLEFKSMSLAKMLDAVENEEVDIVAAALTMNYEREKRMDFTHSFHASGLGIAVGAKQRQSGWSGILDALLSRTFLRIVAGLVLAMLVSAVGIYLFERRHNREQFDKGWIKGIAAGMWWAAVTLTTVGYGDKVPRTLGGRLIGLLWMFAGLFIIAGFTAAVTSALTLTQLRFRISGPSDLSRAKVATVEGSTSADYLRARHIMFSQYADVETAIASLVENKCDAVVYDAPILKYQIYQHYSGEAIVLPSTFEQQKYAFALPSNSLLREPFNQVLLRKTSSPSWNEVLATYFGESQQH from the coding sequence GTGACACCATTTCCATGGATTCGAACTGCGGTGTTGTTGCTGACCGCGCTCGCAGCATCTTCATCACGCGGTCAAGCTCAGGGTTCGCCGGGCACCGAGCACGTCACGGAACCTGCAGCACTACTAGACATCCCCACCACTTTAGTCGTGGCGACACGCCAAGTCCCACCATTTGCGATGCTCAATGAGGACAACCAATGGGAGGGAATCAGCATTGATCTACTGCGTGAAGTCAAGGCGGAACTAGAGAGTGCATCGGGCCATGAAATCACCCTCGAATTCAAGTCGATGTCGCTAGCTAAAATGCTAGATGCTGTCGAGAACGAAGAGGTTGACATTGTCGCCGCTGCACTAACGATGAACTACGAACGCGAGAAACGAATGGACTTCACTCACTCGTTCCACGCTTCAGGTCTTGGAATCGCGGTGGGAGCCAAGCAGCGGCAATCGGGTTGGTCGGGGATCCTGGACGCGTTGCTCTCTAGGACATTCCTGCGAATTGTCGCCGGTCTAGTGCTGGCAATGCTGGTGAGTGCGGTTGGGATCTACCTGTTCGAGCGGCGGCACAACCGGGAACAGTTTGATAAAGGATGGATTAAGGGCATCGCCGCCGGCATGTGGTGGGCGGCGGTCACTCTTACCACTGTAGGCTACGGTGATAAAGTACCACGCACTCTCGGAGGCCGGCTAATCGGTCTCCTATGGATGTTCGCGGGACTCTTTATCATCGCGGGCTTCACTGCCGCCGTGACTTCCGCACTCACCTTAACCCAATTGCGTTTCAGAATTAGCGGACCTTCCGATCTCTCGCGCGCGAAAGTAGCAACCGTAGAGGGGTCCACATCAGCCGACTACTTGCGTGCCCGTCACATTATGTTTTCTCAATACGCTGATGTCGAAACGGCCATCGCCAGCCTTGTCGAAAACAAGTGCGATGCTGTCGTTTACGACGCTCCAATTCTGAAGTACCAGATCTACCAACACTACTCGGGAGAAGCAATTGTGCTCCCCTCGACCTTCGAACAGCAGAAGTATGCATTTGCATTGCCTAGTAATAGCTTATTGCGGGAACCCTTCAATCAAGTGCTATTGCGAAAGACTTCGAGTCCCAGTTGGAACGAAGTGCTCGCCACGTACTTTGGCGAGAGTCAGCAACACTAG